A window of Zingiber officinale cultivar Zhangliang chromosome 5A, Zo_v1.1, whole genome shotgun sequence contains these coding sequences:
- the LOC121979864 gene encoding uncharacterized protein LOC121979864 translates to MDAYHLLLGRLWQYDRRVHHDGRANIYSFVFEGIKIVLLPYKQSVEQPKSTSDVAALLSRAQFDKGLLEAEKGYVLMGKEVLEYNTIPESMAPLIIEFSELFPEVLLRELSHLRYIQHYIDLEPGATLPSIVHYMMNPHENEELRQHVEELLVKGHIKDSMSPCIVLALLIPKNDGSFVDKMVINKITVSTIIAPIIDFMKGDQFEWTAKFAYTVRHKVGVANRMVDDLSHKSSLLVYMHVEVLGFDSFRELLVDDPYFYVVMQDE, encoded by the exons ATGGATGCTTACCATTTGTTGTTAGGCAGACTGTGGCAATATGATAGACGTGTGCATCACGATGGGAGAGCCAATATTTACAGTTTTGTATTCGAGGGAATTAAAATTGTACTCCTACCTTATAAACAGTCGGTGGAACAACCCAAATCTACAAGTGATGTTGCAGCCTTATTGTCTCGGGCTCAATTTGACAAGGGGCTTCTAGAAGCAGAAAAGGGGTATGTTTTAATGGGAAAGGAAGTGTTGGAATACAACACTATTCCAGAATCTATGGCTCCACTCATTATCGAATTTAGTGAGCTTTTTCCTGAAGTGTTACTGAGAGAATTGTCTCATTTGCGTTATATTCAGCATTATATTGATTTGGAGCCTGGAGCGACACTGCCAAGCATAGTACATTACATGATGAACCCGCATGAGAATGAGGAGCTGAGACAACATGTTGAAGAATTATTAGTTAAGGGTCATATTAAAGATAGCATGAGCCCTTGTATTGTACTTGCCCTTTTAATACCAAAGAATGATGGCTCTTTTGTGGACAAAATGGTCATCAATAAAATCACTGTCAG CACTATTATCGCTCCTATAATAGACTTCATGAAGGGTGACCAGTTTGAGTGGACTGCAAAG TTCGCCTATACGGTGAGACATAAAGTAGGGGTTGCTAATCGGATGGTAGATGATTTGAGTCACAAGAGCAGCTTACTAGTTTATATGCATGTGGAGGTGTTAGGTTTCGACTCTTTTCGTGAGTTACTTGTTGATGATCCTTACTTTTATGTCGTAATGCAAGATGAATAG
- the LOC121983098 gene encoding norbelladine synthase-like — protein sequence MKGALCHELEVQVDASELWEVFSHLKLGQLVPQLLPNIFEKVELVEGDGGVGTVLLCTFAAGIGGPRHYKEKFVKIDHENRVKEAAGVEGGLLELGFTYYLIRFQIVEKERGSSIIRSTVEFEVDEEHKTNASLASTDIVAVIGEAVAGYLLEEKKKKGEALNS from the exons ATGAAGGGGGCACTCTGCCATGAGTTGGAGGTCCAGGTCGACGCCAGTGAACTCTGGGAGGTCTTCAGCCACCTGAAACTCGGCCAGCTAGTCCCCCAATTGCTCCCTAATATCTTCGAAAAGGTGGAGCTCGTCGAAGGGGACGGTGGCGTCGGCACCGTTCTGCTCTGCACATTCGCCGCCG GAATTGGAGGGCCGAGGCACTACAAGGAGAAGTTCGTGAAAATTGATCACGAGAACAGAGTGAAGGAAGCGGCTGGAGTGGAAGGAGGGCTACTGGAACTGGGCTTCACCTACTATTTGATTCGATTTCAGATTGTCGAGAAGGAGAGAGGCTCGTCCATCATCAGATCCACGGTCGAGTTTGAAGTTGACGAAGAGCACAAGACCAATGCCTCTCTGGCCAGTACTGACATAGTTGCAGTCATAGGTGAAGCTGTTGCTGGCTAccttttggaggagaagaagaagaaaggtgaaGCTTTAAATTCTTAA